CGAACTCTTGCGCCACACCATCGCGATCTGCCGGCTCGGGTGCGAATCGCTGAAACCGAGCAGGTGGATGTTCTCCGAACGCGCCACGGGCGGCTTCACCGCCAGGGTCGGCAGCAGGGTGATGCCGACGTCGGCGGCGACCATCTGGCGCAGGGTTTCCAGGCTGGTCGCGCGGAACTCGGACTTCTCGTTCGCTCCGGACAGCCGGCAGACGTCGAGTGCCTGCTCGCGCAGGCAATGGCCATCCTCCAACAGCAGTAGGCGCTGGTCGGCGAGTTCGGCCAGGGCCAGCGAGTCGCGCCGCGCGAGCGCATGCGATTCCGGCACGGCGAGGACGAAAGGTTCCTCGAACAGGAATTCGGTGTGCAGCTGGTCGTCGGCCACCGGCAAGGCCAGCAGGCCGGCGTCGAGCTTGCCTTCGCGCAACCGCGAGAGCAGCACGTCGCTCTTCTCCTCGACCAGCAGCAGTTCCAGATCGGGGAAGCGGGTGCGGATACGCGGCACCACGTGCGGCAGCAGGTAGGGGCCCAGCGTGGGGAAGATGCCCAGTCGCACCGTGCCCGCCTCGGGATCCTGGCTGCGGCGGGCGGCTTCCTTCATCTGCTCGACTTCCGCGACGATGCGGCGCGCGCGGTCGGCGGCATCGCGCCCGGCCGGCGTCAGCATGACCTTGCGCGGCGCGCGCTCGACCAGCGGCACGCCCAGTTCGTCCTCCAGCTTCTTGATCTGGGTGGAGAGCGTGGGCTGGCTGACGTAGCACGCCGCCGCGGCCCGGCCGAAATGCTTGTGGTCCGCCAGGGCCACCAGGTACTTCAGGTCGCGCAGATTCATCGGAACCCTCCCTCAAGGAACCGCGGGGCGGGCGGCAACGCCGCCCGCACGGCACATCATGCCGCGACTGCGTCCGCCGCTTCCACCGGTGCCGACGTGCGGATCAGGTGGTCGAAGGCGCTGAGTGCGGCCTTCGAGCCTTCGCCCATGGCGATGACGATCTGCTTGTACGGCACGGTGGTGGCGTCGCCGGCCGCGAACACGCCCGGCACGCTGGTCTGGCCGCGGTCGTCGACGATGATCTCGCCGCGCGGGCTCAGCGCGACGACGCCCTTCAGCCACTCGGTGTTCGGCAGCAGGCCGATCTGCACGAAGATGCCTTCGAGCTCGACGCGGTGCGTATCGCCGCCGGTACGGTCCTTGTAGACCAGACCGTTGACCTTGCTGCCGTCGCCCAGCACTTCCGTCGTCTGCGCGCTGGTGACGATGCGCACGTTCGGCAGGCTGCGCAGCTTGCGCTGCAGGACGTCGTCCGCACGCAACTGGCCGTCGAACTCGATCAGGGTGACGTGGGCCACGATGCCGGCGAGGTCGATCGCCGCTTCCACGCCGGAGTTGCCGCCGCCGATCACCGCCACGCGCTTGCCCTTGAACAGCGGGCCGTCGCAGTGCGGGCAGTAGGCCACGCCCTTGTTGCGGTAGTCGTTCTCGCCGGGCACGTTCATCTGCCGCCAGCGCGCACCCGTGGACAGGATCACCGTCTTCGACTTCAGCGAGGCGCCGTTGGCGAGCTGCACTTCCACCAGGCCGTCCTGGCCGGCGGGAACAAGCTTCTCCGCGCGCTGCAGGTTCATCACGTCGACCTGGTAGTCCTTGACGTGCTGCTCCAGGGCCGCGGCGAGCTTCGGACCTTCGGTGTACGGCACGGAGATGAAGTTCTCGATGGCCATGGTGTCCAGCACCTGGCCGCCGAAGCGTTCGGCCGCCACGCCGGTGCGGATGCCCTTGCGCGCGGCGTAGATCGCGGCCGCAGCGCCGGCGGGGCCGCCACCGACGACGAGCACGTCGTACGGGACCTTGGCCTTGATCTTCTCGGCCTCGCGCTTGCCCGCATTGGTGTCCAGCTTGGCGACGATCTCTTCCACGCCCATGCGGCCCGCGCCGAACACTTCGCCGTTGAGGAAGATCGTCGGCACCGACATGACTTCGCGCTGCTCGACTTCCTGCTGGAACAGCGCACCGTCGATGGCGACGTGCTGGATCTTCGGGTTCAGCACCGCCATCAGGTTCAGCGCCTGCACCACGTCCGGGCAGTTCTGGCACGACAGCGAGAAATAGGTTTCGAAGCGGTACTCGCCGTCCAGCGTGCGGATCTGTTCGATCACGTCCTGCGCCAGCTTCGACGGATGGCCGCCGACCTGCAGCAGCGCCAGCACGAGCGAGGTGAATTCGTGGCCCATCGGCAGGCCGGCGAAGGCCAGGTGGATGTCGTGGCCCGGCGAGGTCAGCGCGAACGACGGCGTGCGTTCGCCACCACGCTGCTCGGTGACAGTGATCTTGTCGGAGACGTCCTGCAGATCCTTCAACAACGCCTGCAGCTCGGCGGAACCGGCGCTGTCGTCGAGATGGGCGGTGATGTGGATGGGGCGCACGGCCTTTTCCATGTAGGCGGTGAGCTGCGTCTTCAGATTGGCGTCCAGCATGGCGAACGTCTCCGTGGAGGAAATCGGGGAAAGGGGGGCAGGCGTTTGCAGGAGCGGCATGCGCCGGGGGAGAGAGGAAGCCGGTCAGGGAGGGGAACCGGCGAGCGGCGCATGCCGCTGCTGCAAACGTCCGTTGAGTGACCGACCTCCGGGCCATGACCCGGAGGTGGTGTGATGCGCTGAAGCTGGCGCGTTCCAGCGGGGAACGCGCCGGTACTGCGGAAACGCTTAGATCTTGCCGACCAGGTCCAGCGACGGAGCGATCGTCTGCGCGCCTTCCTTCCACTTGGCCGGGCAGACCTGGCCGGGGTTGGCGGCGGTGAACTGGGCGGCCTTCAGCTTGCGCAGGGTCTCCGACACGTCACGGGCGATCTCGTTGCTGTGGACCTCGGCGGTCTTGATGACGCCTTCCGGGTTGATGACGAAGGTGCCGCGCAGGGCCAGGCCTTCTTCTTCGATGTGCACGCCGAAGGCGCGGGTCAGCTGGTGGGTCGGGTCGCCGACTAGCGGGAACTGGGCCTTGCCCACCGCCGGGGAGGTTTCGTGCCACACCTTGTGCGAGAAATGCGTGTCGGTAGTGACGATGTAGACCTCGGCGCCGGCCTTCTGGAACTCGGCGTAGTTCGTCGCGGCGTCTTCCACTTCGGTCGGGCAATTGAAGGTGAAGGCGGCCGGCATGAAGATCAGGACCGACCACTTGCCCTTCAGGGTGCCGTCGGTGACTTCGACGAATTCGCCGTTGTGGAAGGCGGTGGTCTTGAACGGCTGGACCGCGGTGTTGATCAGGGACATGGAAGATCCTCGTGAGTGGAGTGGGTGTGGTGAAGTAATGAGGCGATGGTAGGCAACGGCTATTGATTCCTCAAATCGATTGATGGAATTGAATAGATAGTTTTTGACTATCAAGAGGTGGGGGCGAAGGCTCTCCCAGGCAAGTACGTGCCGAAGTTTCGATATCAAATCTTTGTTTTTCAATGATTTAAGGGTGATCCGCCGGACGGCTACGCCCAGCAGCGCGCCCGCTTCTATCGCGCCATCAGGCACGCGTACCGACTGCCAGGACGCGGTCGACGCCGTCTTCCGCTCCATACGCCATTGAGCACCATGATGGTGCGTCGCGGCGATACGTGGGCGTCCGGAGAGCGGTGGCCCGTTACCATGCGCGCCATGTCCCACGACGCTCCTCTCCGGCTGGACCACGCCCTACGCGCCGCCGCCGCCCGCCTGGCCGGTCCCGATGCGCGCCACGAGGCCGAGCACCTGCTGCTGCACGTGCTCGGCCGCGATCGCGCCTGGTTGTTCGCGCATGGGGATGCGCCGCTGGCAGCCACGGAGGCGATCGCTTTCGAGGGGCTGCTGCAGCGTCGGCTCGCCGGCGAGCCGGTGGCCTACCTGGTGGGCCGTCGAGGGTTCTGGACCCTGGACCTGCAGGTTTCGCCAGCCACCCTGATCCCGCGCCCGGAAACCGAGCGCCTGGTCGAACTCGCCCTGGCGCGCCTGCCGGACGACACGTCGCTGCGCATCGCCGATCTCGGGACCGGGACCGGTGCGATCGCGCTGGCGCTGGCCAGCGAGCGGCCGCAGGCTCGCGTGATCGCCACCGACCTCAGTGACGACGCTCTGACCATCGCTCGGGCGAACGGCAGCGCCAACGACCTGAAGAATGTCGAATTCCGCGCCGGCAGCTGGTGGACACCGGTGGCGGGCGAACGCTTCCACCTGATCGCCAGCAATCCTCCGTACATCGCCGAGGGCGATGCGCACCTGGCGCAGGGCGACCTGCGTTTCGAACCGCCGGCGGCGCTGTCATCCGGCGCCGACGGCCTCGACGCGATCCGCATGATCGTGGCGGGCGCGCCCGTGCACCTGCTGCCCGGCGGCTGGCTGCTGCTGGAGCACGGCTGGGACCAGGGCGCCGCCATCCGCGCGCTGATGACGGCGGCGGGTTTCGTCGATGTCGCCACGGAGACCGACCTGGAGCAGCGCGACCGCGTGACCCTTGGGCGCGTCACGGAAGGGCAAGACGCGAGCCGCTAGACTGTCGCTTTCACTCAGGACTCGCCGCCCATGCGCACGCTGTACCCCGATATCGAGCCCTTCAACACCGGCACCCTGAAGGTCGACGACCGCCACACGCTGTACTACGAGCAGTGCGGCAATCCGCAGGGCAAGCCGGTAGTGCTGCTGCATGGCGGGCCGGGCGCGGGCTGCAGTCCGAAGATGCGCCGTTTCCACGACCCGGCCAAGTACCGCATCGTGCTGTTCGACCAGCGCGGCTCCGGTCGCTCCACGCCGCACGCGGACCTGGTGGACAACACCACCTGGGATCTCGTCGCCGATATCGAGAAGCTGCGCGAGAAACTCGGCATCGACCGTTGGCAGGTGTTCGGCGGCAGTTGGGGTTCGACGCTGGCGCTGGCGTACGCCGAAACGCACCCCGAGCGCGTGACCGAACTCGTGCTGCGCGGCATCTTCATGCTGCGCCGCTGGGAGCTGGAGTGGTTCTATCAGGAAGGCGCGAGCCGCCTGTTCCCGGATGCGTGGGAGCACTACATCACCGCGATCCCGTCGGTCGAGCGCCATGACCTGATCTCCGCCTTCCACCGGCGCCTGACGTCCGACGACAAGGCCACGCGCCTGGCGGCGGCGAAGGCCTGGAGCGTGTGGGAAGGCGCGACCAGCTTCCTGCACGTGGATGCCGATTTCGTCAGCGGGCACGAAGAGCCCGAGTTCGCGCTGGCGTTCGCGCGCATCGAGAACCACTACTTCGTCAACGGCGGTTTCTTCGAGGTCGAGGACCAGCTGCTGCGCGACGCGTCGCGCATCGCCGATATCCCCGGTGTGATCGTGCACGGCCGCTACGACGTGGTCTGCCCGATCGCCAATGCGTGGGAGCTGCACAAGGCCTGGCCGAAGGCGAAGCTCGAGATCACGCCGGCCTCGGGCCATTCGGCGTTCGAAGCCGAGAACGTGGACGCGCTCGTCCGCGCGACGGACGCCTTCGCCTGACCACACCGCATCGCAACCGGAAGAACGCCATGGATCCGTCGCGCGCCACCGCCTCCACGTTCGACCAGCGCGTGCTGGACCTGTACGACGACTACGTCCATGGCCGCGTCGATCGCCGCGGGTTCCTGTCCGGCGCAGCGCAGTTCGCCGTCGCCGGCACGACCGCCGCGGGCCTGCTGGCGGCATTGACGCCGCAGTACGCGTTCGCGGCGCAGGTGGCGGCGGACGATCCGCGCATCAGCACCATGTACCGCACGTTCCCGGCACCGCAAGGCCATGGCGAAGGACGCGGTCTGTTGGCGATGCCCCGCGCGCCAGGACGCCATCCGGTGGTGCTGGTCGTGCACGAGAACCGCGGATTGAATCCGTACATCGAGGATGTCGCCCGGCGCCTGGCGGTGGCCGGCTTCATCGCATTCGCGCCGGATGCGCTGTATCCGCTCGGCGGCTATCCCGGCAACGACGACACCGGTCGCGAGATGCAGGCGAAGCTGGATCGGGACAAGGTGTTGGCCGACCTGGAAGCCGCCGCGCGCTTCGCCCATGCGTTGCCACGCGGGAACGGCAAGCTCGGCGTGGTCGGTTTCTGCTTCGGCGGACTGGTGACCAACCTGCTGGCCGCGCGCCTGCCGGACATCGTTGCGGCCGGCGTGCCGTACTACGGCGGCCAGCCGTCCACGGAGGACGCGGCGCGCATCAAAGCGCCGTTGTTGCTCCACTTCGCGGCGCTCGACACGCGCGTGAACGCCGGTTGGCCCGCCTACGAGCAGCAGCTGAAGGCGGCCGGCGTCGACTACACCGCGCATGTCTATCCCGACGCGAACCACGGGTTCCACAACGACACCACGCCCCGCTATGACGCGGCCGCTGCCGCGCTGTCGTGGGAGCGCACCCTGGCGTTCTTCCGCAAGCACCTGGACTGAAGCGTCCGGTTGCGGCACGGGACGCCGATCAGGTCACCACGGCAGGCGACATGCGGGGTGCGGGATGGGGACGAGGGTGCCGGCGGGCACGCCGGGTGCGGCGATGCCGCGCCTCGGGCTCGAGGACGTGGATATCCAGCGACTCGGCATGGCGGCGCTGCGCCTGGTGCGCGTCATCGAACAGGGCGACATCGGTGCGCTGTGGGACGCAGCCTCGGCGCTGGTGCGCGCCTCGCTGTCGCGCGATGACTTCGTCGCGTCGCTGACCGCACAGCGCCGCGCCTTGGGATGGGGCACCGAGCGCCGCTGGGTGGCGATCCGGATCGATCATGCACGGGAGCGCGGTTCGTTGCCGGCCGGGACCTACGCGATGCTGGAGTTCTCCAGTCGCCTGGGCGAGGGTCGGTCGCTGTATCGCGAGCGGGTGACGCTTCGGTACGAAGATGGGGGTGTCTGGCGCCTGGCCGGTTATCGCGCGGACCCCGAATGAGCGACGCTCAGCCGCGCGGCGTGCCGTCCAGGTTGTGGTCGATCATCCACAGGCCGGCCCAGAGCTTCGCATCGAGTTCGTAGCCTTCGGCCATCTTCTGCGCCAGCCACGCGGCGGCACGCGCACGCGGAATGGCGTGCACGGTGATGTCCTCGTCGCCATCGCCGCCGCCGTCGCCCACCTTGCGCAGGCCGGTAGCGCGGACGAAGGCGATCTTCTCGCTGCTGCTGCCCGACGACGTGGGACCGATCATCAGCACATCGGCCTGTGCGGCGGTCCAGCCGGTCTCTTCCTCCAGTTCCCGGATCGCCGACACCTCGATGGATTCGTCGGCGTGGATGTCGCCGACCAGTCCGGCCGGCATCTCGATGGTCAGCGCCTGCAGCGGCACGCGGAACTGCTCGACGAACACCACCTCGTCGTCCGGCGTGACCGCAATGATGATCGCCGCCAGCCCGCCGGCATGCGCGCGCTCCACGTACTCCCAGGTGCCGCGGACCATCATCCGCTGGTACTTGCCTGACCAGACCACCTGCGGCGGCGCCTTGCGCTTGTCGTGTTCGTCCATGACCCGATGCTAGCCGCTGGCGATGACGATTTACAGGCGGGGCGGGCCGCCGTCTTCGAGTCCGGCGGCCACGCGCAGGCGTCGCCGCGTCATCGGGCCGAAGCGCAGGGCATCGGACAGGCCCGCGAGCATGTCGCCGTCGGCCTGACCGCGCGCGTGGCCGTGGGCGATGTCGCCGAGGGGCGCGTCCAGCGCGATGGTGGTGAGTTGACGCCAGAGCAGGGCGTGCTCGCGCTGTTCGCGCAGGCGCGTGGCCATGGTCGCGGCGCCGCGCAGCCGGAGGAAGGCCACTTCGTCGATGCGGGCGAGCAGGGTGTCGAGATCGCCGAAGTGGGCGAGCAGGATGGCGGCGGACTTCGCGCCGATGCCGCTGACGCCCGGGATGTTGTCCACGGCGTCGCCGGTCAGGGCGAGGTAGTCGGCGATCTGCCGCGCCTCCACGCCATGGCGCGCCTTGACGCCCGCCATGCCCCAGCGCTGGCCGCGCGCGAAATCCCATTGCTCGTCGTGTTCGCCCAGCAACTGCGACAGGTCCTTGTCGGCCGACACGATGACGCCGCGGAACGCCTGCGGCCGCGCCGCATGCAGGGCGCTGCCGATGAGGTCGTCGGCTTCGTATTCGCCGTGCGACAGCACGCTCAGGCCGAGTGCGGCGCAGAGCGCCTTGCAGTGGGTGAACTGCCGGCGCAGCGCCTCCGGCGCGGGGTCGCGGTTGGCCTTGTAGGCCGGGTACAGGCGGTTGCGGAAGCAACTATCCAACGCTTCGTCGAAGGCGATCGCGATGTGCGCGGGGCGCTCCTTCTCCAGCAGTTCCAGCAGGAAGCGCGCGAAGCCGTGCACCGCATTGGTGGGCCAACCGTCGGCATCCTGGAACTCATCCGGGATCGAATGCCAGGCGCGGAAGACGTACAGGCTGGCATCGACCAGATAGAGGGCGTGCACGCTGGCGACCTCAGGGCGTCCAGTCGGTCAGCAGCGCGGACGGATCCGGGCGGTCGCGTTCGGGCGCGTCCACCTGCGGCGTGCCGATGTGGATGAAGCCGGCGACGCGTTCGTTGGGCGCGAGCCCGAGCGTCGCGGCGATGGCTTCGTCGTAGGCCATCCACCCGGTCAGCCACTGCGCGCCGAAGCCCATCGCCTGCGCGGCCTGCAGCAGCGCGAAACACACGCTCCCGGCGGTCAGCAACTGCTCCTGTTCCGGCACCTTGTGGCCGGCGGTCAGCCGGGCGACGACGGTAACGATGGTGGGCGCGTGGGAAAAACGCGCGCGATCCTTCTCGACCACGGCGTCGGCGGCATCGGGGTCGAGATGCAAGGTGCGTGCCGCAAGGCGTTCGCCGAGCGCATGGCGGGCTTCGCCCTGGATGCGGATGAAGCGGAACGGCACCAGTTTGCCGTGGTCGGGCACGCGGACCGCCGAGGCGAGCATGCGGTGCAGGGTGGCGTCGTCGGGGCCGGGGTTGCCGAGCTGCTTGGAGGGCACCGAACGACGGGCGTCGAGGAACTGCAGGGGGGAGGGGAGCGACATGCGTCAAGTTTAGCGTGTCACATCTTGTTGCATGGCACTAAAATGCCGAGGCCATCACGGTTGCCTGCACCACGGATTTCCTACGATGGCAGTGCGGATTCCGGTCCGCCTCCCCCGAACTCCTTTCGCCTGCCAAGGCGGGGAACCTTGTGCATGTCGAACGTCCTCAATATCGCCGATCGTCCCGGCCGGGAAACGCGCATGCTTGATCAGGCGCGTGAAGCCGCCATTCCGCCGTTGGTGGACGCCTTCGCGGTGGCGCTCGGCCGTTTCGACGATGCGCTGTTCGACCGAGCCGAGCGCGCCGGCCCCTCGCAGATGGCGTTCCTCGACGCCATGCGCGAGCTGCGCCGCCGGCGCGAAGACATCATCGTGCGTTTCCGTACCCACCTGCAGCTGGCGTGGAAAGCGCTGCAGGACGGCCAGCCGCTCTCCATGGAGGACGCGTTCGCGCAGTCGGGGGAGAACGCACTCACCCTGATGACCGATCAGGAGCTGGAATCCCGCCTGGCGGTGCGCAACCTGGCCAGCGTGATCCTGCGCGACTGCAAGCCGGTGCTGATCCGCCTCGACCGTCGCCTCGGTTACCTGGCCGGGCAGTCCACGCTGGAGCCGGAATTCAATCCCGTCGGCCCCGAACACATCGGCGTCGCCGTGCACCAGGGCTTCGCGGCCTGCGATCTCACCGCCGAGGTCCGGCTGGTGGTGATCAAGCTGTGCGAGCGCGACCTGGTGCCCGCGATCGCGCGCGTCTACACCGCGCTGGACCAGCGCCTGGCGCAGATGGGCGTGATGGCCGATCTGCCGGAGCCTCCGGCCCGGCGCGCGCCGAAGCCCGACGTGGCGCAGGAACTCGAAGACCTGATGGGGAGCGAAGAGCCCGGTGCGCCCGCCTGGGCGGCCCGCTTCCTCAACCGCATGGCCGGCGTGAACCGCGGTCTGCAGGCGACGCACGCGGCGCCCGCGCCCGCCGCCGGCTTCGGCGATGTGCCGCCCGGCTATTCCACGGCACCGGGGACGCAAGGCGTCCTGCTGGAGGCCCTGCATCATCTGCTGCAGGAGTCGCGCCGTGGCCGTGACGTTTCGCAGGAGCCGTCGCGTCCCTCGCATCCGCAGCGCGATCTCTCGCAGCGCGAGATGCTCTCCGTGCTGTCCCTGTTGCAGGCCACGCCCAGTGCAACCCTGCGCGCCGCCATCGGCGATACCGGCGAATCGCTCTCGCAGCGCCTGAAGAACGAAGTGCTCAGCAGCGCCATGCAGCTGGGCGTGGATCCGTCGACGGCGCGCCTGGCACCGGTCGACGAGGACGCCATCGACCTGGTCGGCATGCTGTTCGACGTCATGCTGGACGAACGCGACCTGGACGGCCGTCCGCGCGAACTGATCGGGCGCCTCGTGGTCCCGTTCGTGAAGGTCGCCCTGCTGGACCGCCGGATGTTCGTGCAGAAGACGCACCCTGCGCGCCGCCTGCTCAACGTGCTGGCCGAGGCCTGCGAAGGCAACAACGGCGAGAGCGCGGCCGAGCGCACGCTGCTGACCAAGGTCGAGGAAGTGGTCGACCGGCTGGTGGCCGAGTTCAACGAGAACCTCGCGATCTTCCTGACCCTGGAAGAGGAGTTCCGCTCCTTCCTGGAGCAGCACCGCCGCCGCATCGAGATCGCCGAGCGCCGTGCCGCCGAGATCCAGCGCGGCCAGGAGCGTCTGGAAGCCGCGCGTGCGCGGATGAACGGCGAACTGGACGAGCGTCTGGCCGACCGCACCGTGCCGCAGGCGATCGAGGACTTCCTACGCCAGCCCTGGGCGCATCACGTCACCATGACGGTGCTGCGCGAGGGCGAGGAAGGCGAGGGCCTGCGCGAATCGCTGGCGCTCGCCGACGGCGTGCTCGAGGAGCTCACCGAAGCGCAGCGCCATGTCATCGGCAAGCCGTGGCTGCAGGCATGGCGCCCG
This genomic stretch from Pseudoxanthomonas sp. CF385 harbors:
- a CDS encoding NUDIX hydrolase; amino-acid sequence: MDEHDKRKAPPQVVWSGKYQRMMVRGTWEYVERAHAGGLAAIIIAVTPDDEVVFVEQFRVPLQALTIEMPAGLVGDIHADESIEVSAIRELEEETGWTAAQADVLMIGPTSSGSSSEKIAFVRATGLRKVGDGGGDGDEDITVHAIPRARAAAWLAQKMAEGYELDAKLWAGLWMIDHNLDGTPRG
- a CDS encoding DUF4019 domain-containing protein, coding for MGTRVPAGTPGAAMPRLGLEDVDIQRLGMAALRLVRVIEQGDIGALWDAASALVRASLSRDDFVASLTAQRRALGWGTERRWVAIRIDHARERGSLPAGTYAMLEFSSRLGEGRSLYRERVTLRYEDGGVWRLAGYRADPE
- the pip gene encoding prolyl aminopeptidase, producing the protein MRTLYPDIEPFNTGTLKVDDRHTLYYEQCGNPQGKPVVLLHGGPGAGCSPKMRRFHDPAKYRIVLFDQRGSGRSTPHADLVDNTTWDLVADIEKLREKLGIDRWQVFGGSWGSTLALAYAETHPERVTELVLRGIFMLRRWELEWFYQEGASRLFPDAWEHYITAIPSVERHDLISAFHRRLTSDDKATRLAAAKAWSVWEGATSFLHVDADFVSGHEEPEFALAFARIENHYFVNGGFFEVEDQLLRDASRIADIPGVIVHGRYDVVCPIANAWELHKAWPKAKLEITPASGHSAFEAENVDALVRATDAFA
- a CDS encoding nitroreductase, with the translated sequence MSLPSPLQFLDARRSVPSKQLGNPGPDDATLHRMLASAVRVPDHGKLVPFRFIRIQGEARHALGERLAARTLHLDPDAADAVVEKDRARFSHAPTIVTVVARLTAGHKVPEQEQLLTAGSVCFALLQAAQAMGFGAQWLTGWMAYDEAIAATLGLAPNERVAGFIHIGTPQVDAPERDRPDPSALLTDWTP
- a CDS encoding dienelactone hydrolase family protein codes for the protein MDPSRATASTFDQRVLDLYDDYVHGRVDRRGFLSGAAQFAVAGTTAAGLLAALTPQYAFAAQVAADDPRISTMYRTFPAPQGHGEGRGLLAMPRAPGRHPVVLVVHENRGLNPYIEDVARRLAVAGFIAFAPDALYPLGGYPGNDDTGREMQAKLDRDKVLADLEAAARFAHALPRGNGKLGVVGFCFGGLVTNLLAARLPDIVAAGVPYYGGQPSTEDAARIKAPLLLHFAALDTRVNAGWPAYEQQLKAAGVDYTAHVYPDANHGFHNDTTPRYDAAAAALSWERTLAFFRKHLD
- a CDS encoding 5'-3' exonuclease H3TH domain-containing protein, whose amino-acid sequence is MHALYLVDASLYVFRAWHSIPDEFQDADGWPTNAVHGFARFLLELLEKERPAHIAIAFDEALDSCFRNRLYPAYKANRDPAPEALRRQFTHCKALCAALGLSVLSHGEYEADDLIGSALHAARPQAFRGVIVSADKDLSQLLGEHDEQWDFARGQRWGMAGVKARHGVEARQIADYLALTGDAVDNIPGVSGIGAKSAAILLAHFGDLDTLLARIDEVAFLRLRGAATMATRLREQREHALLWRQLTTIALDAPLGDIAHGHARGQADGDMLAGLSDALRFGPMTRRRLRVAAGLEDGGPPRL
- the ahpC gene encoding alkyl hydroperoxide reductase subunit C — translated: MSLINTAVQPFKTTAFHNGEFVEVTDGTLKGKWSVLIFMPAAFTFNCPTEVEDAATNYAEFQKAGAEVYIVTTDTHFSHKVWHETSPAVGKAQFPLVGDPTHQLTRAFGVHIEEEGLALRGTFVINPEGVIKTAEVHSNEIARDVSETLRKLKAAQFTAANPGQVCPAKWKEGAQTIAPSLDLVGKI
- a CDS encoding DUF1631 domain-containing protein is translated as MSNVLNIADRPGRETRMLDQAREAAIPPLVDAFAVALGRFDDALFDRAERAGPSQMAFLDAMRELRRRREDIIVRFRTHLQLAWKALQDGQPLSMEDAFAQSGENALTLMTDQELESRLAVRNLASVILRDCKPVLIRLDRRLGYLAGQSTLEPEFNPVGPEHIGVAVHQGFAACDLTAEVRLVVIKLCERDLVPAIARVYTALDQRLAQMGVMADLPEPPARRAPKPDVAQELEDLMGSEEPGAPAWAARFLNRMAGVNRGLQATHAAPAPAAGFGDVPPGYSTAPGTQGVLLEALHHLLQESRRGRDVSQEPSRPSHPQRDLSQREMLSVLSLLQATPSATLRAAIGDTGESLSQRLKNEVLSSAMQLGVDPSTARLAPVDEDAIDLVGMLFDVMLDERDLDGRPRELIGRLVVPFVKVALLDRRMFVQKTHPARRLLNVLAEACEGNNGESAAERTLLTKVEEVVDRLVAEFNENLAIFLTLEEEFRSFLEQHRRRIEIAERRAAEIQRGQERLEAARARMNGELDERLADRTVPQAIEDFLRQPWAHHVTMTVLREGEEGEGLRESLALADGVLEELTEAQRHVIGKPWLQAWRPGLLKVFSSVGMNLDAAGSAVDALHDTLQAVAAARPDLEKPLPELPQVVLPKPAVDEETTPIQLVAGADTLDFDHSDADHFRGLAIGTWLDFIDKDNKVQPGKLSWVSPISSRLLFVNRRGVRFCVASPEELAAMVRLGRLRTHQSEDAFDSAMQGVIERLEPVPPVTPTPLT
- the prmC gene encoding peptide chain release factor N(5)-glutamine methyltransferase → MSHDAPLRLDHALRAAAARLAGPDARHEAEHLLLHVLGRDRAWLFAHGDAPLAATEAIAFEGLLQRRLAGEPVAYLVGRRGFWTLDLQVSPATLIPRPETERLVELALARLPDDTSLRIADLGTGTGAIALALASERPQARVIATDLSDDALTIARANGSANDLKNVEFRAGSWWTPVAGERFHLIASNPPYIAEGDAHLAQGDLRFEPPAALSSGADGLDAIRMIVAGAPVHLLPGGWLLLEHGWDQGAAIRALMTAAGFVDVATETDLEQRDRVTLGRVTEGQDASR
- the ahpF gene encoding alkyl hydroperoxide reductase subunit F; this encodes MLDANLKTQLTAYMEKAVRPIHITAHLDDSAGSAELQALLKDLQDVSDKITVTEQRGGERTPSFALTSPGHDIHLAFAGLPMGHEFTSLVLALLQVGGHPSKLAQDVIEQIRTLDGEYRFETYFSLSCQNCPDVVQALNLMAVLNPKIQHVAIDGALFQQEVEQREVMSVPTIFLNGEVFGAGRMGVEEIVAKLDTNAGKREAEKIKAKVPYDVLVVGGGPAGAAAAIYAARKGIRTGVAAERFGGQVLDTMAIENFISVPYTEGPKLAAALEQHVKDYQVDVMNLQRAEKLVPAGQDGLVEVQLANGASLKSKTVILSTGARWRQMNVPGENDYRNKGVAYCPHCDGPLFKGKRVAVIGGGNSGVEAAIDLAGIVAHVTLIEFDGQLRADDVLQRKLRSLPNVRIVTSAQTTEVLGDGSKVNGLVYKDRTGGDTHRVELEGIFVQIGLLPNTEWLKGVVALSPRGEIIVDDRGQTSVPGVFAAGDATTVPYKQIVIAMGEGSKAALSAFDHLIRTSAPVEAADAVAA
- the oxyR gene encoding DNA-binding transcriptional regulator OxyR, with amino-acid sequence MNLRDLKYLVALADHKHFGRAAAACYVSQPTLSTQIKKLEDELGVPLVERAPRKVMLTPAGRDAADRARRIVAEVEQMKEAARRSQDPEAGTVRLGIFPTLGPYLLPHVVPRIRTRFPDLELLLVEEKSDVLLSRLREGKLDAGLLALPVADDQLHTEFLFEEPFVLAVPESHALARRDSLALAELADQRLLLLEDGHCLREQALDVCRLSGANEKSEFRATSLETLRQMVAADVGITLLPTLAVKPPVARSENIHLLGFSDSHPSRQIAMVWRKSSAMSDFLLQLAHVFRELPAGLLEPDTGGAQPPAGRPTPRARAA